A single region of the Alteriqipengyuania flavescens genome encodes:
- a CDS encoding putative bifunctional diguanylate cyclase/phosphodiesterase: MLVTGERNDIPALPRDFPADALLGLMTPAGADWARVRGIQHAGLADTSTLFLIANAVAGLVALAMIAFDLPLVLTIAWGTALGLALWQLRKSDGMLADADRNGLPAGAMRRNAVVSGALGAVWSLPAIAITLLGGSVDVLVLWTISATLIAAAMVIRSSAPAGTAIFVAAIGVPQIAAFLLTGDLVMAAASIGFVGLALVGIIRSARSYLKVRVAEAGVAEKDEVVSMLLREFEEGDADWLWQIDRQRRIHSASPRFAFALGGEPAGYNGTSFIQAIAGKAWETGQFPPSLHDLAERLKSRASFSNLLVQVAIGAQQRWWELSGTPVFDQQGKFTGFRGVGSDVTEQRESSEKIARLARYDTLTGLPNRLMLTETLADAMKYAEQWRTRCAFLMLDLDRFKSVNDSLGHLIGDQLLASVSDRLQSLMGDGEMVGRLGGDEFAIVIRDAGNKARIEELAQAVIGRLSEPYEVNRHTLYVGASVGSAFGPRDGDTVEMLMRNADLALYRAKDEGGSAHFAYKPELHAHAEERRRLEIALRGALERDELTLDFQPVVDAQTESIASFEALLRWNSRDHGFVSPAKFIPLAEDTRLIVPIGEWVMQRACEEATRWPEHVRVAVNVSGEQLLDPAFSDTVVRALSMSGLAANRLEIEVTESIFLRDGTTAGATLEQIKGLGCSVALDDFGTGYSSLGYLRKVRFSTIKVDRSFVQGASAGSDESLAIIKAVVALADSLEMNTTAEGVETEEEAAMIRALGCNKIQGYYFGRPMDAADALALFRRHRAASA, encoded by the coding sequence ATGCTGGTGACGGGCGAACGCAACGACATTCCGGCTTTGCCGCGGGATTTTCCGGCCGACGCACTGCTGGGTCTGATGACCCCGGCAGGCGCGGACTGGGCGCGTGTGCGCGGCATCCAGCATGCAGGGCTGGCCGACACCAGCACCCTGTTCCTGATCGCCAACGCAGTGGCGGGGCTGGTGGCGCTCGCCATGATCGCTTTCGATTTGCCGCTGGTCCTCACCATCGCTTGGGGCACCGCCCTCGGCCTTGCGCTGTGGCAGTTGCGGAAATCGGACGGCATGCTTGCCGATGCGGACCGCAACGGGTTGCCCGCAGGAGCGATGCGCCGCAACGCGGTCGTCTCCGGCGCGCTGGGAGCGGTCTGGTCGCTGCCCGCCATCGCTATCACACTCCTCGGCGGTTCGGTCGATGTCCTCGTGTTGTGGACCATTTCCGCGACGCTGATCGCGGCGGCGATGGTCATCCGCTCGAGCGCGCCAGCAGGAACGGCGATTTTCGTCGCCGCCATCGGCGTGCCCCAGATCGCGGCCTTCCTGCTTACCGGCGACCTTGTCATGGCCGCCGCCAGCATCGGATTCGTCGGGCTGGCGCTGGTCGGCATCATCCGCAGCGCCCGCTCCTACCTGAAAGTGCGGGTGGCGGAGGCAGGCGTGGCGGAAAAGGACGAAGTCGTCTCCATGCTGCTGCGCGAATTCGAGGAAGGCGATGCCGACTGGCTGTGGCAGATCGACCGGCAGCGCCGCATCCATTCCGCCAGCCCGCGCTTCGCCTTTGCGCTGGGTGGGGAGCCTGCCGGCTACAACGGCACGTCCTTCATCCAGGCGATCGCCGGCAAGGCATGGGAAACGGGTCAGTTTCCGCCCAGCCTGCATGACCTGGCCGAACGGCTGAAAAGCCGCGCCAGCTTCTCGAACCTGCTGGTACAGGTCGCCATCGGCGCGCAGCAGCGCTGGTGGGAGCTGTCGGGAACGCCCGTGTTCGACCAGCAGGGCAAGTTCACGGGCTTCCGCGGGGTTGGCTCCGACGTCACGGAACAGCGCGAATCGTCCGAGAAGATCGCGCGGCTCGCCCGTTACGACACGCTGACGGGCCTGCCCAATCGGCTGATGTTGACCGAAACGCTGGCCGACGCGATGAAATATGCCGAGCAGTGGCGCACCCGCTGCGCTTTCCTGATGCTGGACCTCGACCGGTTCAAGTCGGTCAACGATTCGCTCGGCCACCTGATCGGCGACCAGCTGCTCGCCAGCGTGTCCGACCGCTTGCAGAGCCTGATGGGCGACGGCGAGATGGTGGGCCGGCTGGGCGGGGACGAATTCGCCATCGTCATCCGCGATGCCGGCAACAAGGCGCGGATCGAGGAGCTGGCGCAAGCGGTCATCGGGCGTCTGTCCGAACCTTACGAAGTGAACCGCCACACGCTTTATGTCGGGGCTAGCGTCGGCAGCGCCTTCGGCCCGCGTGACGGCGACACGGTCGAGATGCTGATGCGCAACGCCGACCTGGCGCTTTATCGCGCCAAGGACGAAGGCGGCAGCGCACATTTCGCCTACAAGCCGGAATTGCACGCCCATGCCGAGGAACGGCGCAGGCTGGAAATCGCGCTGCGCGGCGCGCTGGAGCGGGACGAGCTGACGCTCGACTTCCAGCCCGTTGTCGATGCGCAGACCGAAAGCATCGCCAGTTTCGAGGCCTTGCTGCGCTGGAACAGCCGCGATCACGGGTTCGTCAGCCCCGCGAAATTCATTCCCCTGGCCGAGGACACGCGCCTGATCGTGCCCATCGGCGAATGGGTCATGCAGCGCGCATGCGAGGAAGCGACCAGGTGGCCCGAGCATGTGCGCGTCGCAGTCAACGTCTCGGGCGAACAGCTGCTCGATCCCGCGTTCTCGGACACCGTGGTGCGCGCCTTGTCGATGAGCGGCCTTGCCGCAAACCGGCTGGAAATCGAGGTCACCGAAAGCATCTTCCTGCGCGACGGGACGACGGCAGGCGCCACGCTGGAGCAGATCAAGGGCCTCGGCTGCTCGGTCGCGCTGGACGATTTCGGCACCGGCTATTCCTCGCTCGGCTACCTGCGCAAGGTGCGTTTCTCCACCATCAAGGTGGACCGAAGCTTCGTGCAGGGCGCCAGCGCCGGCAGCGACGAGAGCCTTGCCATCATCAAGGCCGTGGTGGCACTGGCCGACAGCCTGGAGATGAACACCACCGCAGAAGGCGTGGAGACCGAGGAAGAAGCGGCAATGATCCGCGCGCTCGGCTGCAACAAGATCCAGGGATATTATTTCGGCCGCCCGATGGACGCCGCCGATGCGCTGGCGCTGTTCCGGCGGCACCGGGCCGCGAGCGCGTAA
- the glmS gene encoding glutamine--fructose-6-phosphate transaminase (isomerizing), translating to MCGIIGIIGSQPVADRLVDGLKRMEYRGYDSAGVCTVHDGELVRRRAEGKLSNLVEVLKKDDAPGDIGIAHTRWATHGAPTAKNAHPHATEHLALVHNGIIENFKQLRDELQAKGRTFESETDTEVVAHLVSQAYEDGASPRDAVRDVLPRLRGAFALAIAFKDHPDMLIGARLGSPLVVGYGEGETYLGSDALALAPLTQHITYLEEGDWVVITRDGATIYDSENNEVTRDVVASGATAAAIEKGNYRHFMQKEIFEQPTVVAQTLSSYVRREDGTVALPQIDFDLSAINRVTIVACGTSYYAGLVAKYWFEQFARLPVDIDVASEFRYRDPVLEPGGLALFISQSGETADTLAALRHCKENGQTIAVVVNVPTSTMAREADLLLPTHAGPEIGVASTKAFTCQLAVLAALAAHMAVKRGRIDRAEEAEIVRHLIEVPACLNAALAHDEDIAAMAHLIAPARDVLYLGRGQDFPIAMEGALKLKEISYIHAEGYASGEMKHGPIALIDEAVPVIVIAPSGPLFEKTVSNMQEVSARGGKIVLISDAEGLEEAGEGCMATIEMPKVHTLIAPLVYAIPVQLLAYHTAVAKGTDVDQPRNLAKSVTVE from the coding sequence ATGTGCGGAATTATCGGAATTATCGGCAGTCAGCCGGTTGCGGATCGGCTGGTCGATGGCCTCAAGCGGATGGAGTATCGCGGCTACGACAGCGCCGGCGTGTGCACCGTGCATGATGGCGAGCTTGTGCGCCGCCGGGCGGAAGGCAAGCTGTCCAACCTCGTCGAGGTGCTGAAGAAGGACGATGCGCCGGGCGATATCGGCATTGCGCATACCCGCTGGGCCACCCACGGCGCGCCGACCGCCAAGAACGCGCACCCGCATGCGACCGAGCACCTGGCGCTGGTCCACAACGGCATCATCGAGAATTTCAAGCAGCTGCGCGACGAGCTGCAGGCCAAGGGCCGCACTTTCGAGAGCGAAACCGATACGGAAGTCGTCGCCCACCTCGTCTCGCAGGCTTACGAGGACGGTGCCTCGCCGCGCGATGCGGTGCGGGACGTGCTGCCCCGTCTGCGCGGCGCCTTTGCGCTGGCTATCGCGTTCAAGGACCATCCCGACATGCTGATCGGCGCGCGGCTCGGCTCGCCGCTGGTGGTGGGCTATGGCGAAGGGGAGACCTACCTCGGCTCCGACGCGCTGGCGCTGGCCCCGCTGACCCAGCACATCACCTATCTGGAAGAAGGCGACTGGGTCGTCATCACACGCGACGGCGCGACGATTTACGACAGCGAGAACAACGAGGTGACGCGCGATGTCGTCGCCTCGGGCGCGACCGCCGCCGCGATCGAGAAGGGCAATTACCGCCACTTCATGCAGAAGGAGATCTTCGAGCAGCCGACCGTGGTGGCGCAGACGCTGTCCTCCTACGTCCGGCGCGAAGACGGCACGGTGGCGCTGCCGCAGATCGACTTCGACCTGTCGGCCATCAACCGCGTCACCATCGTCGCCTGCGGCACATCCTATTACGCCGGGCTCGTGGCGAAATACTGGTTCGAACAGTTCGCGCGCCTGCCGGTGGACATCGATGTGGCGTCCGAATTCCGCTATCGCGACCCGGTGCTGGAGCCGGGCGGGCTGGCGCTGTTCATCTCGCAGAGCGGGGAAACGGCGGACACGCTGGCCGCGCTGCGCCATTGCAAGGAAAACGGCCAGACCATCGCAGTGGTCGTCAACGTGCCCACCAGCACGATGGCGCGCGAGGCGGACTTGCTGCTGCCGACCCATGCCGGGCCGGAAATCGGTGTCGCCTCGACCAAGGCCTTCACCTGCCAGCTGGCCGTGCTTGCGGCGCTGGCAGCGCACATGGCGGTGAAGCGCGGGCGCATCGACCGCGCGGAGGAGGCGGAGATCGTGCGTCACCTGATCGAGGTGCCCGCCTGCCTAAACGCCGCGCTCGCCCATGACGAGGATATTGCCGCCATGGCGCACCTCATCGCCCCGGCACGCGACGTGCTGTACCTGGGCCGCGGGCAGGACTTCCCGATTGCGATGGAAGGCGCGCTGAAACTGAAGGAAATCAGCTACATCCATGCCGAAGGCTATGCTTCGGGCGAGATGAAGCACGGCCCCATCGCGCTGATCGACGAGGCGGTGCCGGTCATCGTGATCGCGCCGTCGGGCCCGCTGTTCGAAAAGACCGTGTCGAACATGCAGGAAGTGAGCGCACGCGGGGGCAAGATCGTCCTGATCTCGGACGCCGAGGGGCTGGAAGAGGCGGGCGAGGGGTGCATGGCGACCATCGAGATGCCCAAGGTCCACACGCTGATCGCGCCCCTGGTCTATGCGATCCCGGTGCAGCTCCTCGCCTATCACACGGCCGTTGCAAAGGGCACGGACGTCGACCAGCCGCGCAATCTGGCCAAGTCCGTAACCGTCGAATAA
- a CDS encoding type II toxin-antitoxin system VapC family toxin translates to MSERFFDTNIIIDMLHDRPAAWAEVRNVGRAWISRMTWIEVMSGVPDAAASETEEFLRLFAMSEIDEEIARRAADLRHQRKSLKAPDAIILASAQVAGRILVTRNTKDFPARMPGIRVPYSL, encoded by the coding sequence GTGAGCGAGCGTTTCTTCGACACCAATATCATCATCGACATGCTGCACGATCGCCCTGCGGCATGGGCGGAAGTGCGCAATGTCGGCAGGGCATGGATCAGCCGGATGACCTGGATCGAGGTCATGTCGGGCGTACCCGATGCCGCCGCATCGGAGACGGAAGAGTTCCTCCGCCTGTTCGCGATGAGCGAAATCGACGAGGAAATTGCCCGCCGCGCCGCCGACTTGCGCCATCAGCGCAAGTCTCTAAAGGCACCCGACGCAATAATCCTGGCGTCGGCGCAGGTCGCTGGCCGCATCCTCGTCACCCGAAACACCAAGGATTTCCCGGCGCGCATGCCGGGCATCCGCGTACCCTATTCACTCTGA
- a CDS encoding ribbon-helix-helix protein, CopG family yields MLADIPEEDLVRLDELARAESKSRAALIREAVADYLASESRQGFEKYFGLWSRHGSSVDGLEYERKLRGEWPDVADLDQAQAKPPKP; encoded by the coding sequence GTGCTAGCAGATATCCCTGAAGAGGACCTCGTTCGCCTCGATGAGCTCGCCCGGGCGGAATCGAAGTCGCGCGCGGCCTTGATCCGCGAGGCGGTGGCGGATTACCTCGCGTCCGAATCGCGCCAGGGGTTCGAGAAATATTTCGGCCTATGGTCGCGCCATGGATCGTCGGTCGACGGGTTGGAATACGAACGCAAGCTGCGCGGGGAGTGGCCCGACGTGGCGGACCTCGACCAGGCGCAAGCCAAACCGCCCAAGCCGTGA
- the glmU gene encoding bifunctional UDP-N-acetylglucosamine diphosphorylase/glucosamine-1-phosphate N-acetyltransferase GlmU: protein MSTQTRSIAAVILAAGKGTRMKSDLHKVLHPIAGRSMVEHLLASVERLSPEKLVVVTGEGREQVEEALAGRCDFALQMPQHGTGHAVQQARDALAGFEGDVLVMYGDVPFVRAATMQAMVDRLNEADSPAAVVLGFEPDDAKAYGRVIAQQGHIVKMVEYKDASEAERACTLCNSGLMAAKAADLFALLDRVSNDNAQGEYYLPDIVNIAIGDGRNCAVVTTDKPEEVTGINSRAELAAAEAQWQADRREDAMAGGVTLRAPETVFFSYDTELASDVVVEPNVVFGPGTSVAKGAKIRAFSHLEGATVGEGCEVGPYARLRPGAVMEKGAKVGNFVEMKKATLGEGAKANHLSYIGDATVGAKANIGAGTITCNYDGYFKHRTVIGEGAFIGSNSALVAPVKIGRDAIVGAGSAVTRDVDDGELRLVRGEQLMKPGWADRFHDAMRKKKAAEKGG, encoded by the coding sequence ATGAGCACTCAGACACGATCGATCGCCGCCGTCATCCTCGCCGCGGGCAAGGGCACCCGCATGAAGAGCGACCTGCACAAGGTCCTGCATCCCATCGCCGGGCGTTCCATGGTCGAGCACCTGCTCGCCAGCGTGGAAAGGCTGTCGCCGGAAAAGCTCGTCGTGGTGACGGGCGAGGGGCGCGAGCAGGTGGAAGAGGCGCTGGCGGGCCGCTGCGACTTCGCGCTGCAGATGCCGCAGCACGGCACCGGCCACGCGGTCCAGCAGGCGAGGGACGCGCTCGCTGGCTTCGAAGGCGACGTGCTGGTGATGTACGGCGATGTGCCTTTCGTGCGCGCGGCCACGATGCAGGCGATGGTCGACCGGTTGAACGAGGCCGACAGCCCGGCTGCGGTGGTGCTGGGCTTCGAACCGGACGACGCCAAGGCCTATGGCCGGGTGATCGCGCAACAGGGCCACATCGTGAAGATGGTCGAATACAAGGACGCGAGCGAGGCGGAGCGCGCCTGCACCCTGTGCAATTCGGGCCTGATGGCGGCGAAGGCGGCGGACCTTTTCGCGCTGCTCGACCGCGTGTCGAACGACAACGCACAAGGCGAATACTACCTGCCTGACATCGTCAACATCGCCATCGGCGACGGGCGCAATTGTGCGGTGGTGACGACCGACAAGCCGGAGGAAGTGACCGGGATCAACAGCCGCGCGGAACTCGCCGCGGCGGAAGCCCAATGGCAGGCCGACCGGCGCGAGGATGCGATGGCGGGCGGCGTGACGCTGCGCGCGCCCGAAACCGTGTTCTTCAGTTACGATACCGAGCTCGCAAGCGATGTCGTGGTGGAGCCCAACGTGGTTTTCGGCCCCGGCACCAGCGTGGCGAAGGGCGCGAAGATCCGGGCGTTCAGCCACCTTGAAGGCGCTACGGTGGGCGAAGGCTGCGAAGTCGGCCCCTATGCCCGCCTGCGCCCGGGCGCGGTGATGGAGAAAGGCGCCAAGGTCGGCAATTTCGTCGAAATGAAGAAGGCGACGCTGGGCGAGGGCGCAAAGGCCAACCACCTAAGCTACATCGGCGATGCCACCGTTGGCGCGAAGGCGAATATCGGGGCGGGCACGATCACCTGCAATTACGACGGCTATTTCAAGCACCGGACGGTCATCGGCGAGGGGGCCTTCATCGGCTCCAACAGCGCGCTGGTGGCCCCGGTGAAGATCGGCCGCGATGCCATCGTCGGCGCGGGCAGCGCGGTGACGCGCGACGTGGACGACGGCGAATTGCGACTGGTCCGCGGCGAACAGCTGATGAAGCCAGGCTGGGCCGACCGCTTCCACGACGCGATGCGCAAGAAGAAGGCGGCGGAGAAGGGCGGCTAA
- a CDS encoding HAD hydrolase-like protein, with amino-acid sequence MSDFPFDIVGFDLDGTLVNTSGDLGAAVNHALALAGRQPVPLDNIHEMVGGGAKMLLKQALERTGGMPADGFKPYYKALLAYYGEHVSVHSHPYEGCVEALEALAAMDVTLAVVTNKFESFARTLLGDLGLLGHFALLVGGDSLGKDADGQYRAKPMPDPLLHIRTECGGGPMAYIGDSSYDVDAAKAAGIPVLVAGWGYNDRPAGELGGDAVIRGFDELIPALKAL; translated from the coding sequence ATGAGCGATTTTCCCTTCGACATCGTGGGCTTCGACCTGGACGGCACGCTGGTAAACACCAGCGGCGACCTTGGCGCGGCCGTGAACCATGCGCTGGCGCTGGCCGGGCGCCAGCCGGTGCCCCTCGATAATATCCACGAGATGGTCGGCGGCGGGGCCAAGATGCTGCTGAAACAGGCGCTGGAGCGCACCGGCGGAATGCCCGCCGACGGGTTCAAGCCATATTACAAGGCGCTGCTGGCTTATTACGGCGAGCATGTCTCGGTCCATTCCCACCCCTACGAAGGCTGCGTGGAGGCGCTGGAAGCGCTTGCGGCGATGGACGTCACGCTGGCGGTGGTAACCAACAAGTTCGAAAGTTTCGCCCGCACGCTGCTGGGGGACCTCGGCCTCCTCGGCCATTTCGCGCTTCTGGTCGGCGGCGACAGCCTGGGCAAGGATGCTGACGGGCAATACCGCGCCAAGCCGATGCCCGATCCCCTGCTCCACATCCGCACGGAATGCGGCGGCGGGCCCATGGCCTATATCGGCGACAGTTCCTACGACGTAGATGCGGCAAAGGCGGCGGGCATTCCGGTGCTGGTGGCCGGTTGGGGATACAACGACCGCCCGGCAGGGGAACTGGGCGGCGATGCGGTGATTCGCGGCTTCGACGAGCTTATCCCCGCCCTCAAGGCGCTTTGA